A region of Ferrimicrobium sp. DNA encodes the following proteins:
- a CDS encoding branched-chain amino acid ABC transporter permease produces the protein MSLSARQVPMVGEGKQGPRWRRFLSPGMAVAIPVLAFLVAVHVYSNELLLVDMAIYIALAQGINIIYGFTGYLPFGYFGFFGIGAYVAGYGIVHLGLSGPVAALFGGVGGVVVGAVMLPLFRLKGAYFALTTLAVGEALYAIVANPSLTKITNGPYGLNLAAVYSSGWSFGMAVGLAAVSILAVVLIKNSRYGMTLKAIRDDPYSASMAGINVARDRFYAWLIAAAIAGIGGAIYGWAISVFYPQDVFDVTVSVFAIVFALFGGIGTIWGPTLGAAVLYAVYNVVGVSNPQYFQLIYGLVIVLLVLFAPRGLAGIARYLHEHRPFMRSSR, from the coding sequence GTGTCGCTTAGCGCACGCCAGGTGCCGATGGTGGGAGAAGGGAAGCAGGGGCCAAGGTGGCGCCGGTTTCTTTCGCCTGGCATGGCAGTCGCGATCCCGGTGCTGGCCTTTCTCGTCGCGGTCCACGTCTACTCCAATGAGTTACTCTTGGTCGATATGGCGATCTACATCGCTCTGGCTCAAGGGATCAACATCATCTATGGCTTTACCGGCTATCTTCCCTTTGGATACTTCGGGTTCTTTGGGATAGGGGCCTATGTTGCCGGTTATGGGATCGTGCACCTTGGTCTCTCTGGGCCGGTGGCGGCCCTCTTTGGCGGTGTTGGTGGGGTTGTCGTCGGGGCAGTGATGTTGCCCCTGTTCCGGCTCAAAGGTGCCTATTTTGCCTTGACGACACTCGCCGTGGGGGAGGCGCTCTATGCAATCGTCGCCAATCCATCGCTTACGAAAATAACCAATGGACCGTACGGATTGAATTTAGCAGCGGTCTACTCCTCTGGATGGTCATTTGGTATGGCTGTTGGTCTCGCGGCAGTCTCGATCCTCGCAGTGGTGTTGATCAAAAACTCGCGGTATGGGATGACCCTCAAGGCGATACGCGACGATCCTTACTCGGCCTCAATGGCGGGTATCAATGTCGCACGCGATCGGTTCTACGCGTGGCTGATCGCTGCCGCGATCGCTGGGATCGGAGGCGCGATCTACGGTTGGGCCATCAGTGTGTTTTACCCGCAGGACGTCTTTGATGTGACGGTATCGGTTTTTGCCATCGTCTTCGCGTTGTTCGGGGGCATCGGTACGATTTGGGGACCGACGCTGGGTGCGGCGGTGCTGTATGCGGTGTATAACGTGGTGGGTGTCTCCAACCCGCAGTACTTCCAATTGATCTATGGTCTCGTGATCGTGCTCTTGGTGTTGTTTGCTCCACGGGGTCTCGCCGGCATCGCGCGATACTTACACGAACACCGACCGTTTATGAGGAGTTCCCGCTGA
- a CDS encoding 1-acyl-sn-glycerol-3-phosphate acyltransferase, with protein sequence MSTKQPSPHSPARFVLRRPTPPGSMIPPRTHATGTNYDTSFSRKESVRRVRAFLLDSAIAPLTRRVTRPTVINTSVLDTLERPIIFVANHQSHLDTPLILAVLPPKLRHHTVVGAGADFFFDRRTKGFFSSTLLGAIPIDRVRPSRASAELATQLLEEEWNLVLFPEGGRTPDGLAQELKSGAAQMAIKTGRPVVPIFIDGTYEIYGKASDRIHPGSTTVIIGEPLVPREGERVSALNDRITQALGVLGREAATDFFTARQPGRALSFPAPSRSWVEAWETSEHRHQHEEPRKWPKMFGSRHSSK encoded by the coding sequence ATGTCTACTAAACAACCCTCCCCTCACTCACCTGCTCGATTCGTACTGCGCCGTCCGACGCCACCGGGATCGATGATCCCACCGCGAACCCATGCCACCGGTACCAACTACGACACAAGCTTCTCCCGCAAAGAATCCGTGCGGCGGGTACGTGCATTCCTCCTCGATTCGGCTATCGCACCACTCACCCGTCGAGTTACTCGACCCACCGTCATCAACACCTCTGTCCTCGACACACTCGAGCGGCCGATCATCTTCGTCGCAAATCACCAGAGTCATCTCGACACTCCATTGATTCTCGCCGTTCTGCCGCCAAAGCTTCGGCATCATACGGTCGTTGGAGCAGGAGCCGACTTCTTCTTCGACCGAAGGACCAAAGGCTTCTTCTCCTCAACATTGCTCGGGGCGATCCCAATCGATCGCGTACGCCCTTCACGTGCCTCGGCAGAGTTAGCGACCCAGCTACTAGAGGAGGAATGGAATCTCGTACTCTTTCCAGAAGGTGGTAGAACCCCTGATGGCCTCGCCCAAGAGCTCAAGTCCGGTGCCGCCCAGATGGCGATCAAAACCGGCCGGCCGGTCGTGCCAATCTTCATCGATGGCACGTATGAGATCTACGGGAAAGCCTCTGATCGCATTCACCCTGGCTCAACGACCGTCATCATCGGCGAACCCCTCGTTCCACGTGAGGGAGAACGCGTCTCCGCTCTCAATGATCGCATCACCCAGGCCCTCGGCGTACTGGGCCGCGAAGCAGCAACGGATTTCTTCACCGCGCGCCAACCCGGCCGAGCACTCTCCTTCCCCGCCCCCTCGCGGAGCTGGGTGGAGGCCTGGGAAACGAGCGAGCACCGCCACCAGCATGAGGAACCGCGCAAGTGGCCAAAGATGTTTGGTTCGCGACACTCAAGCAAATAG
- a CDS encoding GntR family transcriptional regulator encodes MRHVRVPRYSSVAEAIRAEISSADFRTGDLLPSEADLGSRFGVSRITVRKALEILRGEGLVESQQGRGWVVTRAPLRQVLGEFATIEHQLEEIGVVPRRRIVASRVITATGRLEEVLGGGELLEVTRVNLADGSPFAKVTVWVPSFLGKGLSIADLEHRSFYELLSASHLLKRPLKRAVQTIAGVTIADADADLLGVASGVPGLLCERITFDEGDHPVLFSRSLFPASMAVFEIELTPALDSVTPTGLRLMESS; translated from the coding sequence ATAAGACATGTTCGTGTACCCCGTTATTCGAGTGTCGCCGAGGCGATTCGAGCGGAGATCTCCTCCGCCGATTTTCGCACCGGTGATCTCCTACCCTCCGAAGCCGATCTCGGCTCTCGGTTCGGCGTTTCACGTATCACGGTGCGTAAGGCGCTAGAGATCCTTCGTGGAGAGGGGCTGGTGGAGTCCCAACAGGGGAGGGGATGGGTGGTGACCCGCGCACCCCTTCGGCAGGTCCTCGGAGAGTTTGCAACGATTGAGCATCAGCTCGAAGAGATTGGGGTTGTGCCTCGACGTCGTATCGTCGCGTCTCGCGTGATCACCGCTACCGGACGCCTCGAGGAGGTGCTTGGTGGTGGTGAACTGCTGGAGGTGACGAGGGTCAACCTTGCTGATGGTTCACCTTTTGCAAAGGTAACGGTGTGGGTACCGTCCTTTCTTGGTAAGGGACTTTCTATCGCCGATCTTGAACATCGCTCCTTCTACGAGTTGTTGAGTGCATCCCATCTTCTCAAGCGCCCACTCAAGCGGGCCGTTCAAACGATTGCCGGCGTCACGATCGCCGATGCGGATGCCGATCTGTTGGGTGTTGCCTCTGGGGTGCCAGGCCTTTTATGTGAACGGATCACCTTCGACGAAGGCGATCATCCTGTCCTCTTCTCTCGCTCGTTGTTTCCGGCCTCGATGGCGGTCTTCGAGATTGAACTCACCCCTGCGCTGGACTCCGTGACACCAACTGGGTTGCGTCTGATGGAGTCGAGTTGA
- a CDS encoding ABC transporter substrate-binding protein: MKIRSFVGLAAAASMVLAACGSSSSSTASSTSKAPADITIGTAYSGSGSFATSSLPELDGLKFWITHENKKGGVYVGAYKKRIPVKLVAYNDLSSASTAATLYNQLITQDKVNILVADFGSVLTAPAVSLAEAHKVVLFDQSGTGIPFFSPSNKYIVLCDLPESDIWPDPLAQFLIAKKIKKVAIVYATNDFDQSQAITLKSKLTAAGITPVVYEGVPTSTTSYTTILQSVEAKHPDAILELGYQPNDTAFLQNVESAGLHPKMTFTVFPGQLLSLFKSEVGTAGLKYTYTYGTNLYVNYPNVTEGLNSAAFKTQFSAAYPGQLNTLSLLGYNTGLVVEGALRNAKSLSQSAIRAGAQALSGNMTTVDGKFVLDSEGAQVGELLPLAQLFPSSAGVTLHAVYPASQATATAVYPAP; this comes from the coding sequence GTGAAAATTCGTTCTTTTGTTGGGTTAGCGGCTGCCGCGAGCATGGTTTTAGCCGCTTGTGGCTCTTCGTCATCGTCTACTGCGTCATCGACGTCGAAGGCACCAGCTGATATCACCATCGGCACCGCCTATTCCGGCTCTGGATCCTTTGCGACCTCGTCGCTTCCTGAGCTCGATGGCCTCAAGTTCTGGATCACTCATGAGAATAAGAAGGGCGGGGTCTATGTCGGTGCCTATAAGAAGCGTATCCCTGTCAAGCTGGTGGCCTACAATGATCTGAGTTCGGCTTCGACGGCGGCTACCCTCTACAATCAGTTAATTACCCAGGACAAGGTGAATATCTTGGTAGCGGATTTTGGGTCCGTCCTCACCGCACCTGCTGTCTCGCTCGCTGAGGCGCACAAGGTGGTTTTGTTTGACCAGTCAGGGACGGGGATCCCCTTCTTCAGCCCTTCGAATAAGTACATTGTCCTCTGCGACCTGCCTGAGTCTGATATCTGGCCAGATCCGTTGGCACAGTTCCTTATCGCCAAGAAGATCAAGAAGGTCGCCATTGTGTATGCGACGAATGACTTTGATCAATCGCAGGCGATCACTCTCAAAAGCAAGTTAACGGCTGCGGGTATCACGCCAGTGGTCTACGAGGGGGTCCCTACCAGTACCACGAGTTATACCACGATTCTCCAGTCTGTTGAGGCAAAACATCCAGATGCGATCCTTGAGTTGGGCTACCAGCCCAACGATACCGCATTCTTGCAAAATGTTGAGTCAGCGGGCTTGCATCCCAAGATGACCTTCACGGTTTTTCCGGGTCAGCTCCTCAGTCTCTTCAAGAGTGAGGTCGGTACGGCTGGCCTGAAGTACACTTACACTTACGGCACCAATCTCTACGTCAACTACCCCAATGTCACAGAGGGGTTGAACTCCGCTGCCTTTAAGACCCAGTTTTCGGCGGCCTATCCAGGACAGCTCAACACGCTCTCCCTACTTGGCTATAACACTGGCTTGGTGGTAGAGGGTGCATTGAGGAATGCGAAGTCGTTGAGTCAGTCTGCTATCCGAGCAGGTGCTCAGGCACTCTCTGGCAATATGACCACGGTCGATGGCAAGTTCGTACTCGATTCTGAGGGTGCCCAGGTCGGTGAGCTGCTTCCGCTGGCCCAACTTTTCCCCTCGAGTGCAGGAGTCACCCTCCACGCGGTCTATCCGGCATCGCAGGCAACAGCCACCGCTGTTTATCCTGCTCCATGA
- a CDS encoding branched-chain amino acid ABC transporter permease has protein sequence MLFEFAVVGGILLGIYYALFAMGLNVVFGAQRIINLAHGDIVVLGGYAAWELYETAHLSPIVAAVVVLPFAIALGFLVHRYLTPRLTKSSDPETLSLILFFGLSQVIEAAASLIFGPNEHSLPTSALPVSSLHLLGESYPGIWWVAALVSIPILAVFLWLLYRTPFGLRVRAVMSSTSEAATAGIESRLVSGLFFGVGFGLAAAAGTMGIFIFGGIAPTDGVALTITAFAIIVFGSLGNPVGTVIAALIFGVVTQLAQVYAPSWSNLVPYALVILTMLLRPQGLLGRRQRVA, from the coding sequence GTGCTTTTTGAGTTCGCTGTTGTCGGGGGTATTCTCCTTGGTATCTATTACGCGCTGTTTGCGATGGGCCTTAATGTCGTCTTTGGAGCACAGCGCATTATCAACCTCGCTCATGGCGATATCGTGGTACTCGGTGGTTATGCGGCTTGGGAGCTCTACGAGACCGCCCACCTGTCCCCGATCGTCGCGGCGGTGGTCGTACTGCCGTTCGCGATCGCGCTAGGGTTTTTAGTCCATCGGTATCTGACGCCGCGATTGACGAAGTCCTCTGATCCCGAAACCCTCTCCCTTATTCTCTTCTTCGGGTTGTCCCAGGTTATTGAGGCAGCTGCATCGCTCATCTTCGGTCCAAATGAACACTCGCTGCCTACGAGCGCCCTTCCAGTCTCATCGCTGCATCTGCTTGGCGAGTCGTATCCTGGGATATGGTGGGTTGCCGCGCTCGTGAGCATTCCGATTCTCGCAGTGTTTCTTTGGCTCCTTTACCGTACCCCTTTTGGCCTGCGGGTGCGTGCAGTGATGTCGTCTACGAGCGAGGCGGCGACGGCGGGGATCGAGTCGAGGCTGGTGTCAGGTCTGTTCTTTGGTGTCGGCTTTGGTCTGGCTGCCGCCGCCGGAACGATGGGAATATTCATCTTTGGAGGTATCGCCCCCACGGATGGGGTGGCCTTGACGATCACGGCCTTTGCGATTATCGTCTTTGGTTCGCTGGGTAACCCGGTTGGTACGGTGATCGCGGCACTGATCTTTGGTGTCGTGACCCAATTAGCACAGGTTTATGCGCCGAGTTGGTCGAACTTGGTGCCGTATGCATTAGTTATCCTTACCATGCTCCTTCGGCCACAGGGTCTACTTGGAAGGAGGCAACGTGTCGCTTAG
- a CDS encoding type 1 glutamine amidotransferase, whose protein sequence is MTLKIVSLFPDVLGTYGDHGNARILAHLLHLAGRSYELIAVGINDPVPADGDLYLLGGGEDGPQALAARRLAEGSPLHRVVERDRPILAICAGYQLLGRSFVAEGTTLPGLGLLPVESVRGSARMVGEVLLTPFVPIGQSLMTGFENHGGQTILDSDAQPLGRVYRGVGNGGDGYDGIVHGSIIGSYLHGPILARNPGLAQWLLARIGVEAHELSHHHWALHEERVHASEGALWSRQHGA, encoded by the coding sequence ATGACGCTGAAGATTGTCTCGCTGTTTCCGGATGTACTCGGCACCTATGGTGATCACGGCAATGCCCGGATTCTTGCGCATCTTCTTCACCTCGCTGGCAGGAGCTATGAACTGATCGCGGTTGGCATCAATGATCCCGTTCCCGCCGACGGTGACCTCTACTTGTTAGGCGGTGGCGAGGACGGCCCGCAGGCACTCGCTGCACGGCGTCTCGCTGAAGGGTCACCGTTACACCGAGTTGTCGAACGCGATCGTCCGATCCTGGCGATCTGTGCTGGTTACCAGTTGCTCGGCCGCAGTTTTGTGGCAGAGGGAACGACTCTGCCAGGTCTTGGTCTCTTGCCGGTCGAGAGCGTTCGAGGATCAGCACGTATGGTTGGTGAAGTGCTCCTCACTCCCTTTGTGCCGATCGGCCAGTCATTGATGACCGGGTTTGAGAATCATGGTGGCCAAACGATCCTCGATAGTGATGCTCAGCCCCTAGGTAGGGTCTATCGAGGGGTGGGCAACGGTGGTGATGGCTATGACGGTATCGTCCATGGGTCCATCATTGGGAGTTACCTGCATGGTCCAATCCTTGCCCGCAACCCAGGGCTCGCACAGTGGCTGCTCGCGCGGATTGGAGTAGAGGCCCACGAACTCTCGCATCACCATTGGGCACTGCACGAGGAGCGAGTCCATGCCAGCGAAGGTGCGCTGTGGAGCCGTCAGCACGGGGCGTAA
- a CDS encoding Mur ligase family protein: protein MDLPLRSRLARQTARLVARGLKVVPRFRGETLPGRIALRVDPDFLNHAREMSLSQARTILVTGTNGKTTTTAFARSLLGPAVVSNRGSNLPWGIASVLAQRPRAAAYAVFEVDEAYVPSVADSLQPSVLVWLNMSRDQLDRSLEVRRLATRVGEASSSVATLVANASDPLIVANATQFRECVWVRGPVEWQGDAQACPRCTGELVHAETWSCASCGLSEPVAAYEVDEAGRLWHDGVVLGHIHPGLPGNFNLLNALMACVGVALVQHEPVEMVAARLQRSSGVEGRFATWWLTGCEGTPALVTYLAKNPAGWHANLSMIDTEASELVLGLNARIADGRDTSWIFDVEFERLVRTPVIVTGERATDLALRLEVAGFEVVTVEPAQTLAIRLAAQRAAINGHSRIVYLGNYTAFQSLIASRTELGAVVALTGEAAS, encoded by the coding sequence ATGGACCTCCCCCTTCGCTCCCGACTGGCGAGGCAGACGGCACGGCTGGTCGCTCGTGGCCTCAAGGTCGTACCTCGTTTTCGGGGAGAGACGTTGCCAGGGCGCATCGCTCTTCGGGTCGATCCCGATTTCCTCAACCACGCCCGAGAGATGAGCCTGAGTCAGGCGCGAACCATACTGGTGACGGGCACGAACGGGAAGACCACCACCACCGCCTTTGCACGGTCGCTGCTCGGACCGGCGGTCGTCTCGAATCGTGGCTCCAACCTCCCATGGGGTATCGCTAGTGTGTTGGCACAACGTCCTAGAGCGGCCGCGTATGCGGTCTTCGAGGTGGATGAGGCGTACGTGCCTTCTGTGGCGGATAGCCTTCAGCCCTCGGTGCTGGTGTGGTTAAATATGTCCCGGGACCAGCTCGATCGTAGCCTGGAGGTGCGGCGCTTGGCAACCCGTGTCGGGGAGGCGTCCTCCTCGGTGGCTACGTTGGTCGCTAACGCCTCTGATCCGCTGATCGTCGCCAACGCGACGCAGTTTCGCGAGTGTGTGTGGGTGCGGGGACCGGTCGAGTGGCAGGGTGATGCGCAGGCTTGTCCGAGGTGCACCGGCGAGCTTGTCCACGCCGAGACGTGGAGTTGTGCCTCCTGCGGGCTCTCGGAGCCGGTGGCGGCCTATGAGGTCGATGAGGCGGGTCGGCTCTGGCATGATGGAGTCGTTCTTGGACACATCCACCCGGGTCTGCCGGGAAATTTTAACCTCCTCAACGCGCTCATGGCTTGTGTTGGGGTGGCTCTGGTTCAGCACGAGCCTGTAGAGATGGTGGCCGCTCGGCTTCAACGCTCTTCGGGGGTTGAGGGGCGCTTTGCCACGTGGTGGCTGACGGGTTGCGAGGGTACGCCAGCGTTGGTGACCTATCTCGCCAAAAATCCTGCAGGATGGCATGCGAATTTGTCGATGATCGACACTGAGGCGAGTGAGCTCGTGCTAGGACTAAATGCGCGAATCGCTGATGGACGTGACACCTCATGGATCTTCGACGTAGAATTCGAGCGGCTCGTGCGAACCCCGGTCATCGTGACGGGTGAACGCGCGACTGATCTGGCTCTGCGCCTCGAGGTGGCTGGATTTGAGGTGGTAACAGTTGAACCAGCACAGACACTAGCCATTCGTTTGGCCGCCCAACGAGCTGCCATCAATGGCCATTCACGCATCGTCTACCTAGGGAACTACACCGCTTTTCAGTCGCTCATCGCCTCTAGGACAGAGCTCGGGGCCGTTGTTGCGTTGACCGGCGAGGCTGCATCATGA
- a CDS encoding ABC transporter ATP-binding protein, translating to MLRAEGVESGYGSVQILWGLDLSVQENEVHVLLGANGAGKSTLLKVLVGLLPCWAGSVHVDGNDITRLSAPQRTKIGLGFTSEVGIFPDLTVEDNLRLSALVVPPSKRKEAIEFAYSRFAELRGRRRALAGGLSGGQRKLVAIARALVSQPKVLLLDEPSAGLSPRYVSEVVDRLAELRGSTTLLVAEQNVSFLEIADAVSVLEGGRIRFSGTKDSFSDDAALRDAFFGLE from the coding sequence GTGCTACGAGCTGAAGGTGTCGAGTCGGGCTACGGAAGCGTGCAGATTTTGTGGGGTCTCGATCTCAGCGTTCAAGAGAACGAGGTGCACGTTCTCCTTGGTGCGAACGGGGCGGGTAAGTCAACGCTTCTCAAGGTTCTCGTTGGTCTGTTACCCTGTTGGGCGGGCAGTGTCCATGTCGATGGTAACGATATCACAAGATTGTCTGCACCCCAACGCACGAAGATTGGCCTTGGTTTCACCAGCGAGGTTGGCATCTTTCCAGACCTCACCGTGGAGGACAACCTACGATTGAGCGCATTGGTGGTTCCTCCCAGCAAGAGAAAAGAGGCCATCGAATTCGCCTACAGTAGGTTTGCCGAGTTACGGGGACGTCGGCGCGCACTTGCCGGTGGGCTCTCAGGTGGTCAGCGTAAACTCGTCGCCATTGCCAGAGCGCTCGTCTCCCAGCCAAAGGTGCTCTTGCTGGATGAGCCCTCCGCCGGTCTCTCTCCGCGTTATGTGTCAGAGGTCGTGGACCGACTAGCAGAGTTGCGTGGGAGCACCACCCTCTTAGTAGCAGAGCAAAATGTCTCATTCTTGGAGATCGCTGATGCAGTCTCCGTCCTTGAGGGAGGAAGGATTCGCTTCTCGGGTACCAAAGACTCCTTCTCCGATGATGCGGCCCTAAGGGATGCATTCTTTGGTCTCGAATAA
- a CDS encoding aconitate hydratase: MTTVDASTPAASVTKLYDRLAETTPIGRQRLGRPLTYAEKVLFAHFLHPETTDLQRGVSYVELMPDRVAMQDATAQMALLQFMTAGLPQVAVPSTVHCDHLIQAQFGATADLETAEVTNKEVYDFLRSVSAKYGLGFWEPGSGIIHQVVLEQYAFPGAMMIGTDSHTPNAGGLSMVAIGVGGADAVDVMVGMPFNVRLPKLIGVHLTGKPSGWTSAKDVILRVAEILTVKGGTGAILEYFGEGARALSTTGKATICNMGAEIGATCSLFPADDNSVAYLRSTGREAIADLVAAHLGELTDDPEVEQDPRPYFDQLIEIDLNSLEPQIVGPGTPDLGRAVSAIGDEAREKGWPEQLSYTLVGSCTNSSYEDIARAASIARWANARGLTVKSPLLVTPGSERVRATVERDGLLDDLRAIGATELANACGPCIGQWKRTDAAAEGVNSILTSYNRNFPKRNDGSANTLAFIASPEIVVAYALVGHLDFNPLTDPIEGELIPQPSGEMLPSLGFAKEQSGFQAPPVDTSDIVVKVDPSSERLQLLTPFAPWDGHDFLAMPVLMKAVGKCTTDHISAAGPWLRYRGHLDNISNNLFLGVNNAFGSQAGKGWCSIHHAEESLPEIARHYKAAGIGWVAIGDENYGEGSSREHAAMEPRFLGAKAIIARSFARIAETNLKKQGLLPLVFADSGTYDLIERDDTIDILDLASLAPNRPVEGRIHHANGETTDFTMTHTLSPTHIEWFRAGSALNIIRDRAR, translated from the coding sequence ATGACCACTGTAGATGCATCGACACCGGCTGCTAGTGTCACCAAACTCTATGACCGACTCGCTGAGACCACTCCTATCGGACGTCAACGCCTCGGCCGACCACTCACCTACGCCGAGAAGGTGCTGTTTGCGCACTTCCTCCATCCGGAGACCACTGACCTTCAACGGGGGGTCAGCTATGTCGAGCTCATGCCTGATCGCGTCGCCATGCAAGATGCCACTGCCCAGATGGCCTTACTCCAGTTCATGACCGCCGGTTTGCCCCAGGTTGCGGTACCTTCGACCGTCCATTGTGACCATCTCATCCAGGCCCAGTTCGGGGCCACAGCTGATCTTGAAACCGCTGAAGTGACCAATAAGGAGGTCTACGATTTTCTGCGTTCAGTCTCAGCCAAATACGGTCTCGGGTTCTGGGAACCAGGCTCAGGCATCATCCATCAGGTTGTGCTCGAACAGTACGCCTTCCCTGGTGCCATGATGATCGGAACCGATTCACACACTCCAAACGCCGGGGGACTCAGCATGGTCGCGATCGGTGTCGGCGGAGCCGACGCGGTCGATGTCATGGTCGGCATGCCCTTCAATGTCCGTCTGCCAAAGCTCATCGGTGTCCACCTGACCGGCAAACCCTCCGGCTGGACCTCTGCCAAGGACGTCATCCTCCGGGTCGCTGAGATCCTCACCGTCAAGGGCGGCACCGGTGCCATCTTGGAGTACTTTGGCGAGGGAGCCAGAGCGCTCTCCACGACCGGCAAAGCCACCATCTGTAACATGGGTGCGGAGATTGGAGCGACATGCTCGCTCTTCCCTGCCGATGACAACTCTGTCGCCTATCTTCGATCCACGGGACGAGAAGCCATTGCTGATCTGGTCGCCGCTCACTTGGGCGAACTCACTGACGACCCCGAGGTCGAACAGGATCCTCGTCCCTACTTCGATCAGTTGATCGAGATCGATCTCAATAGCCTCGAGCCCCAAATCGTTGGCCCCGGCACACCTGATCTCGGGCGAGCCGTGAGTGCCATCGGTGACGAGGCGCGGGAGAAGGGATGGCCAGAGCAGCTCTCCTATACCTTGGTTGGCTCCTGCACCAACTCCTCCTATGAGGACATCGCTCGGGCTGCGTCGATCGCTCGCTGGGCGAACGCGCGTGGCCTCACCGTCAAGAGCCCCCTCCTCGTAACCCCTGGTTCTGAGCGCGTACGTGCCACCGTAGAGCGTGACGGCCTTCTCGATGACCTACGCGCCATCGGAGCCACTGAATTGGCGAACGCGTGTGGTCCCTGCATCGGCCAGTGGAAACGTACAGATGCGGCCGCCGAGGGAGTCAACTCGATTCTTACCTCCTACAACCGCAACTTCCCCAAGCGTAACGACGGTAGCGCCAACACCCTGGCCTTCATCGCGTCGCCAGAGATCGTCGTGGCCTATGCACTCGTGGGGCACTTGGACTTCAACCCATTGACGGACCCGATCGAGGGTGAACTGATCCCACAACCAAGCGGCGAGATGCTCCCCTCACTTGGCTTTGCAAAGGAGCAGTCAGGTTTCCAAGCACCTCCGGTCGACACCAGCGACATCGTGGTCAAAGTCGACCCCTCCTCCGAACGTCTCCAACTCCTCACCCCCTTTGCCCCTTGGGATGGACACGACTTCCTGGCGATGCCTGTGCTCATGAAGGCCGTCGGCAAGTGCACCACTGACCATATCTCCGCAGCTGGACCTTGGCTTCGCTATCGAGGACACCTCGACAACATCTCCAACAACCTCTTCCTCGGCGTCAACAATGCCTTTGGTTCACAGGCAGGAAAGGGCTGGTGCAGCATTCATCATGCCGAGGAGTCGCTCCCAGAGATTGCGCGCCACTACAAGGCGGCAGGGATCGGCTGGGTGGCCATCGGCGACGAGAACTATGGTGAGGGTTCATCACGCGAACACGCCGCGATGGAGCCCCGTTTCCTTGGCGCAAAAGCCATCATCGCGCGATCGTTCGCTCGCATCGCTGAGACGAATCTCAAAAAACAGGGGTTACTCCCGCTCGTCTTCGCTGATAGCGGCACCTACGACCTCATCGAGAGGGATGACACGATTGACATCCTCGACCTTGCGTCCCTCGCCCCGAATCGTCCTGTTGAGGGGCGAATCCATCACGCCAACGGCGAAACGACTGACTTTACGATGACCCATACCCTCTCTCCAACCCACATCGAATGGTTCCGAGCAGGGAGCGCCCTCAATATCATTCGCGATCGGGCCCGCTAA
- a CDS encoding ABC transporter ATP-binding protein, whose protein sequence is MVDTVTPSSPLLQVADLVTRFGKFRALDGVSIEVGASQAIGLVGPNGSGKTTLVNTVCGLYPPAAGSIHFAGANLTGKRADVIARAGINRTFQISKPFASLTVRENVEVAAHHAHHPRGVDEVLETTNLLRESRASASDLTAAQQKRLDLARALVMSPRLLFIDELAAGLTPNELQDVAAMLRNLVDEGISLVVVEHLMGFLEQVVDGVYVLTAGQVIFQGSLRDALADNRVQEVFLGRNDSATS, encoded by the coding sequence ATGGTCGATACGGTGACGCCGAGCTCCCCCTTGCTCCAGGTTGCGGACCTCGTGACTCGGTTTGGAAAGTTTCGCGCGCTCGACGGCGTCTCGATCGAGGTGGGAGCTTCGCAGGCGATCGGACTGGTTGGACCGAATGGCTCTGGCAAGACGACATTGGTCAATACCGTCTGCGGACTGTACCCACCAGCGGCAGGGTCGATACACTTCGCAGGTGCGAACCTTACAGGAAAACGGGCTGATGTCATCGCTCGCGCGGGCATCAACCGTACCTTTCAGATCTCGAAGCCATTCGCCAGTTTGACGGTGCGCGAGAATGTGGAGGTGGCTGCGCATCACGCCCATCACCCGAGAGGTGTCGATGAAGTACTCGAGACGACGAATTTACTGCGCGAGTCACGAGCCTCAGCGAGCGACCTAACGGCGGCACAACAGAAACGTCTGGACTTGGCACGAGCGCTGGTGATGTCGCCGCGTCTCTTGTTTATCGATGAACTCGCCGCTGGTTTGACCCCCAACGAACTTCAGGATGTGGCTGCGATGCTCAGGAACCTCGTCGACGAAGGCATCTCGTTGGTGGTGGTTGAACATCTGATGGGCTTTCTTGAACAGGTGGTTGATGGCGTCTATGTGCTTACGGCAGGTCAAGTGATCTTTCAGGGTTCGCTGCGCGATGCACTCGCAGATAATCGAGTTCAAGAGGTCTTCCTTGGAAGGAACGACAGTGCTACGAGCTGA